In Paraburkholderia youngii, the genomic stretch CAGCTCTGCCGTCGTCAGGATTTCATGGGCGAACGTGGGACCATTCAGTTCGTGCGCGGCGCGCATCATTTCCCTGGTGAAAGCCGCTGTAGCGTCTCGAACGAGTGTGACGTGATAACCCAGTTCCATTGCAAAGCGGCTCGTTGACTCAATACAGGTATTCGCCAGCAGGCCGACCACGATCACGTGCGTGATCCCTTGCTGTTTGAGCTGGAAGTCGAGGTCGGTGTTAGCAAAGCCGCTTTGGCCCCAGTGCTCGTGAGTGATGATGTCGCCTTCCTGCGGCACAAAGTCAGGATGCCACTCACCACCCCACGTGCCCTTGGCGAACGTTTGGCGCTTCTGCACGAGGCGTTGAGTTGGGTTCGGATGGTTCCAGTTTTCGTAATCACCAGGTTGCCAGCGGCGATGCGGCACATAGAAAACCTGGATATCTGCTTTTCGCGCGCTAGCGACAGCAGCACGGAGATTGTCGAGCAGCCGGACTTCGGCGGCGATATCACGCAGCATCGGAAAGAGCTTGCCGCCATCGGAGAGAAAATCGTTGTACGGATCGACCAGCAACAGTCCGGTGCGGTCCGCGTCGTATGCAGGGTTGGACATTTCAATACTCCATTAGGTCAGTGTGCGAATGAAGCATTCGCGTTGCACAGTCGGCGCCGGGTTGCGTTTGTTGGACGATTCGTGACGCCTCACGCATCGAAGATGGTGCGGGAAGAATATAACTATGATAATCATATCGTCAAGGGAGACACGGCTTTTCGGACGATCCACCGGAAGCTGACCCTTCTTCGGTACGCTGTCCAGCGAACCGCAGAGCGTGCCGGGTGGGCGCGTCATTGACCCCGGCGACGCGCCAGAATTGACCTGCTCTCCGGTGGCGGACAAGAAAGCGCGCGGCCCGTACGAAGCCGCACCAGACAGGCGGCATCGGGCTGGCCAGCAGCGGATCCACATTCATGCTATCGACGAGGCGTATGCGATTAAATCTTTTTCGATTGACATCGGGCTCGTCTTTCTCCATTATTCGACGCAAGCGATTACATCGCATGCGATCTACGGTGCTTGACACCTTTAACCAAACAGGAACCCCATGACCAAGATCGACCAAGTCCTCTTCTCAGGCAACTCCCACGCCACGGTCAATCACGACCCCGATGCCCAGCGCGGTGAGCACGGCGTGCTCGACCTCAAGCTGTCAGCGCCCAACGGCGAAAGCCGGGATTTCATCGCCACCGAACTGCATCCGCGAGCCGAGCAGATGTTTGCGGGCGCGTGGTCGGCCTGTTACATCAGCGCGTTCGAGATTGCGGCCTCGATGAGGAAGGTCGCGCTGCCGTCCGACTATTCCGTGGACATCCAGGTCAGTATCGGCACGGTCGGTAACGGGTTTAGTCTCGGCGCCCAGTTCACCATCCGCGCGCCGGGTCTGGCAGCGGAAGTCGTCGAGGCACTTGCGAACCGCGCCCATCAGATCTGCCCGTACTCGAAGGCCGTGCACGGTAACATCGAGGTTGGCCTGAACGTCGTCACGGCTTGATACGTAAATCGCATACGATTACATCGGACGCGAGATAAACCGTTTTATTACCTTATACACAGGAATCCATCATGGAAAAGATCGAAAAAGTCCTCGCTGCAGGCAACTCCCACGCCACGGTCAATCGCGACCCCGATGCCCAGAGCGGCGAGTATGGCGTCTATGACCTCAAGCTGACAGCACCCGGCGTTGAGGATCTCGATTACATCGGCACCGAGCCGCACCCGCGAGCCGAGCAGCTGTTTGCTGGCGCCTGGTCGGCCTGTTACACCACCGTGTTCGGGATGGCGGCCCAGCTGAGGAAGGTCACGCTGCCGCCCGACTATTCCGTGGACATCCGGGTGAACATCGGGCAGACCGGTGCTGCGTGGTTCCTCGGCGCCCAGTTCGACATCCACGTGCCGGGTGTGGAAAAGGAAATCGTCGAGAAGATCGCGCACCTGGCCCATCAGATCTGCCCGTACTCGAAGGCTGTGCGCGCCAACATCGAGATCAGCACGAACATCGTCGCGGCGTGATCCGCATGGGCACGTGTCTCTTTGCGGGGGCGCGTGCCCTTCACTGAACACCCTTGAGGCTGATTCTTCGAAAGCATGCTGCGATAGCAAACGTCTCATCTTCCGCGCGCTGCCATCGAGAGTCATGGGGCTTTTGACCGTAGCCTGTCGAGGAGCAAGATCTGACGGGTAGGGTCATGCTGATAGGTTTTCGTAATTGTGCTGACCTACGATAGCACTCAGGCCTGCGACGGCGGGTGTTGCCAGCGCAGGGGGCTTTGCGTGTGCGTCGATGCTGGCGTCAACCGAATGCCAGGCCCGATCGTCGACGGCTAGATGCAGATGTCCAGGCCTGAGGGTCGAGCCGACCGCGCCCGCGCTGAACACCGATTTAAGCGATGATTCGCCGCAGTCGATCCTGCCCAAATTCCATCCAGCCCTCATCGCCGAGAGTTGCTGTCCTCAATCTCAAAGGCCGCGTTGCAGTGCGGGCAATCGGAGGTTCACATGAGCAGTGCCGTATTTGAGACTCAAAATGTGCGTGGTGTGGACATGAAGCTCGAGGTCATTGTCGTCCCGGTTTCGGACGTCGAGCGCGCCAAGCGGTTTTATGGTCGCCTGGGATGGAGGCTTGATGCCGACTATGCCTCCGACGACGGCAACTTCGGCGTAATCCAGTTCACGTCCCCCGGTTCCGGGTGTTCGGTCATCTTCGGCAAGAACGTCACCGCGGCAACACCTGGCTCCGCCCAGGGACTGTACTTGATCGTCTCCGACGTCGAGGCGGCTCGCGAGGAACTGCTGGCTCGCGGGGTGGCGACGAGCGAAGTGTTCCACGACGCCGCTGGCGTGTACGCCGGCTCCGATGAGCCCTATCTGTTCGGGCGGGTCCGGGTTAGCGGCCCAGACCCCGAGCGTCGGAGCTACCGCTCGTTCGCCTCGTTCAGCGATCCAGACGGCAATGGCTGGCTGCTTCAGGAACTCACTCACCGAGCGGCCGGTCGGGTGGACACAGACGCCATCACCTTCACCTCAACTGCGGATCTCGCGGCGGCGTTCCGACGGGCGGAGGCGGCGCATGGCGAGCACGAGAAGCGGACCGGAGGCCAACGCGATGAGAATTGGCCCGAGTGGTACGCGCAGTACATGGTTAGTGAGCAGGCAGGCAAGGAATTGCCTTTGTGAGCAGGCACCTGCGACGAACGCTTTCGTAACGCGGAGGGGCGAAACCTCGCGGACGCGGTTGCTTGAAAAGGTCCAGGACCTGTCACTACTGCGCATAGCTTCTCAACGGAAGGTCGCCAATGACGAGCGATTTCGACGCAATCATCATCGGGGCCGGGCAGGCCGGTCCATCCCTCGCGGGCCGGCTGACCGATGCCGGAATGATCGTCGCGCTCGTCGAGCGCAAACTCTTCGGGGGAACCTGCGTGAACACCGGCTGCATGCCGACCAAGACACTCGTGGCCAGTGCCTATGCCGCGCACCTGGCGCGGCGCGGCGCTGAATATGGTGTCGTGCTGGATGGTCCCGTCCGGATCGACATGGTGCGGGTGAAGGCGCGTGCCGACGAAGTCTCGCGCAACGCGCGCACGGGCGTCGAGCGCTGGCTGCGCGGCATGAAGGGGTGTACGGTGCTACAGGGCTCCGCTCGCTTCGAGTCGCCGGACACGGTTGTGGTGGGTGACGAATACCTCCGCGCGCCGCGCATTTACGTCAATGTCGGCGGGCGCGCGATTGTCCCGAATCTGCCGGGCATCGATCAGGTAAGCACTCTGACCAATACGTCAATGCTGGCGCTCGACCGCGTGCCCGAGCATCTGGTCGTAATCGGCGGAAGTTATATCGGACTGGAGTTCGCTCAGATGTACCGCCGGTTCGGCGCACGGGTGACCGTCGTGGAGCAATCGCCGCGCCTCGTTATGCGTGAAGACGAAGAGGTCTCGGTTGCGATCAGGGAGATTATCGAGTGCGAGGGCATCACCGTGCGGGCCGGTGCCCAATGCATTCGTTTCGCCCCGCACGCGGCAGGCGTTGCCGTCGGGGTCAACTGCACGGACGGCGAACCGGAGATCGTGGGCAGCCACGTCCTCCTGGCCGTGGGGCGTCGGCCCAACACGGACGACCTCGGGCTCGACAAGGCCGGAGTCGCGACCGACGCGCGCGGCTACATCCGCGTCGACGATCAGCTCGCGACCAGCGTGCCCGGTATCTGGGCGCTCGGTGATTGCAACGGCCGGGGGGCCTTCACACATGCGGCCTACAACGACTTCGAGATCGTTGCGGCCAACGAGCTTGATGGGGAGGCGCGCCGAGTGAGCCAACGGATCCAGGCCTACGCCCTGTTTATCGATCCGCCCTTGGGCCGCGTCGGCATGACCGAGACCGAGGCGCGGGCGAGCGGCCGACCGCTGCTGGTCGGGCACCGGCCTATGACCCGTGTCGGGCGCGCCGTGGAGAAGGGCGAGACAAAGGGCTTCATGAAGGTGGTCGTTGATGCGCAGACGTCAAGAATCCTCGGTGCGGCTATCCTGGGTACCGGCGGCGACGAGGCAATCCACGGTCTCCTCGACGTGATAAACGCAGGCATCCCGTATGCGGCCCTCCAGCACGCAGTCCCGATACACCCGACCGTATCTGAACTCATCCCGACCGTGCTTGGAGAGATGAGGGCGGTTTCTTGAGCCGGCTTTCTGCGCAGTAGGGGTTCCCGACGTGTATGCCGCCGCGACCTGAGATTCCCTTGAGCGAAACGCTGGTCTACCCATCCCCGTAGGAGAAGCACCATGCCTGACGCCTCACAGTTCGACATCGACCTCAGCAGTCCGGGCCGGTGGACGATCACCTTCAACAACCCGCCGATCAACATGTTTGTTCCTGCGACGATCGTCGAATTGGGAACAGTAATGGCCGACCTCGACTCGGACCCGTCCGTGAAGGTCGTTGTCTTCCAGTCGGCGAATCCCGATTTTTTCGTCGCCCATCTTGATGTAGCTAAGGCGGCCGAACGGCCAGATGTGTTGGGTCTTTGGCGCGACTTCGTACTGCGACTCGCGTCATCGCCAGTGGTAAGCATTGCAAAGATTCGCGGCCGCACGCGCGGCATCGGGAACGAGTTTGTTCTGGCCTGCGATATGCGCTTTGCCAGCAGGCAGAGTGCCATATTTGGCAACCCCGAGGTCGGGGTTGGTCTGGTTCCGGGAGGCGGAGCACTGGAATGGCTCCCGCGCCTGGTCGGTCGGTCGCGGGCACTTGAGTTTGTTCTCAGCGCCGACGACTTCGACGCCGACATAGCCGAATGCTACGGCTGGGTAAACCGCACGTTGGAAGATGACGCTCTCGACGCCTTTGTCGATACGCTGGCCCATCGCCTGGCCTCTTTCGACCGTGAAACACTCGGCGCGGCGAAAGCTCAGATCAATCGTTGCGGAATGCCGGCGGCTAGCGAAATCCAGTCGAGCATTGACATGTTCTTTCCAGCGCTGGCCTCGCCAAGTGGGCAGGCCCGCCGCGCCAAGCTCCGGACCCTGGCCTACGGAGTTCCGAGCGATTTCGAATTGAACTTCGGCAGGTACCTGCCCGCGCTAGGGCAGGCGGGCGACGATGACACGGGCGCGCCGGTCGCCGGCGCGGCAAAGGGCTGAGCCTCCTCCTGCAATTCGCGCGGCGCCCGTCGACGCGGTGCGTCGCAGGTTTTTCCCTAGCCTCAGACTTCGTCTCGGACATCCGAGATGTCGCGATCAGGAGACGACGGCGATGATGAAGCAGAAGGTTTCTTTCGAGAACGATCGGGGTGAATTGCTGGCCGGACTCCTTGAGCTTCCTGACAAACCTGTCGCATATGCGCTGTTCGCGCATTGCTTTACTTGCGGTAAGGACTTGAAGTCCGCGTCGAAGATCGCACGGGCGCTGACTGAGCAGTCGATTGCCGTACTTCGCTTCGACTTTACAGGGCTTGGTAACAGTGACGGCGATTTCTCCAACAGTAACTTTTCCTCCAACATCAGCGACCTGTTGGCGGCAGCGGATTTCCTCAGGAGGGCACATCAGGCACCAACCTTACTGATCGGTCATAGTCTGGGTGGGGCTGCAGTTTTAGCGTCGGCTTCCGACATACCGGAATCAAAAGCGGTCGTTACGATCGGGGCTCCTGGCGACGTGCGGCATATTAAGCACTTGTTCAAGGACAGCATCGAATCAATCGAAAGGCTCGGCACCATGACGGTACAGCTTGCCGGTAGGGACTTCACAATCAAGCGTCAATTCCTTGAGGACGTTAACGAGCACCGGCTGGAAGAGAAAGTCGCGAGGCTGAAGAGGGCATTACTCGTCTTCCATTCTCCTCTGGACGATACCGTTAGCATTGAACAAGCGCAAAAGATTTTCCTTGCGGCGAAACATCCAAAGAGTTTCATATCGCTGGATCAGGCTGACCATCTACTCAGCGGCGGTAAAGATGCAGAGTATGTGGCACGTTGTATCGCCGCGTGGGTGTCGCCATATATCCCTTCACGATAGGCGGTAATAACTTTAATCCAGCAGTGCAGCAGTTTGGGCGGTGACCAGCCAGAATTGGAAACGCATTGCCTGCCCGCAGGCAGCCGGGGGAAGTTGTGTTGTGACTTAGGCTTCGCGAAATCGGTCCCACACCCCAATGTCTTTAGCATTGACCACTGCGTACAGGTAGTCACAGTTCGCCCAACGTTCCGGTTGTGGAATTGCGAGATCACCGTTCGGATTCGTCACAACGCTGAAAAGGAGCAAGTGAAAAGGCTATTCAGGCAATCAGGCTGGCCGGTGGCACTCTGTTCGTCGCCGTTTCGGTCAGCGCATGGGCGAAGCGCACCGATACGGACACGGCGCCTGCCACTTCGCAATCGTCGAAGCAGGCCAACTACGCATTGGCAAAGAAAGTGCGTGCCGCGCTGGATCACGCGAAGGACATCAGGCCGGAAAATATTGTGATTCGCGCTCGCGGTGGCGCGGTAACGCTGGAAGACACCGTTCCGGATTCCTCGCAGGTCGACAAGGCCACTCAGGTCGCTCAAGGCGTTGCCGGCGTGACCTCTGTCAAGAATGCATTGACCATCAAGGAAGCGGGTCAGTAAGGCTGGCCTTTGGCGAAGCAGTCGGAGGTTGACGCCCCTCTCGACGATGTGCAGATTGCCCTGTCGCGGGTGAACGCGGGCGAGTTCTCGACGATATGCACGCGCCTCGAAGCCATGTCGGGCGTGCGTGAATGTCGACGCGAGAAATAAGGCAGAGAGACAGTCATCACCCGAAGCTACGACTATGAAGGCTTCATGCTCGATATCTCTGTCGAGTCCGATTCCAGCATCGGACCGAACAGGCGCGAGCCAACGCGGCGAGGGTTACATTGCTATCGTCAGGATATTTCAGGCAGCGAGTACGGTAGCCATGTTCTCACCCTTGCGCTTCGGCGAAGCGCGCGGCCGTCCTTTCGCAACAGACGCCGACGCGCTCAGGGGTGGATACAGCGCCGCGTGCAAACTCGTCGATGATCTGTTCTGCCATGACCGGCACTGATTTGTCTGGTCAAGACCTGACCGTTACCTGTTCGATTCCTTCGCAGGCAGGCGGGCACAGGAGAGCCAGCATAGGGGCGCTTCCTGTTTGGCCGCGAGCGCGGTTTACTTCGATTTCGGTGGCCGGCCGGTCTTGACCGGTTCGACCGCCTTGACGGCCGCAAGAAGACGTTTCGTCGGCTCAGATGCCAGCAGGAGCAGCCCTGCACGGACGAGCTCGCTCTTCTTCACGGCCATGCCAGCATCGAGGCACCGCTGCTTGAGTACCGCGAGCTGCTCGTAGTCCTTCCTCGGCATCGTGAAGGTGTCGCGCACGACCTTTTCCTGTTTGACAGGCTCCCTGCGATGCCGGACCGCGCGCGCAGAAGACGCTTCAACAGGCATCGCCTTGTGGGACCGTGGCTTGGCCGCCACACGTCGGGCTTGCGCAGTTTGGACTGACTTCGCGCCGGCCACTGCCTCGTTGGCACCGTTGTCCGGGGATGCATGCGCCCGCTTGCCGCTCCTGTTCCTGGTGGCCTTTGGCTTCATGGTTTTTTCAGGTTTGACAAACCGTACAAACAGTTTATCGTCAGTCTGGAAAGAGGGAGTTTTCTATGTCAGACAAGCACATTTCCAGGCAATTCGATGCTGACCTTGAACACCTGTCGTCGAGATTTTTCGAAATGGGTGGGCTGGTTGAGTCCCAATTGGCCAATGCGATGGAGGCGCTCAACCGCTTTGACATGGGTCTGGTCGAGAAGGTGGTTGACGAGGAGCGTCGACTCAATGCGATGGAAGTCGAGATCGATGCCGAGTGCAGCAACATCATTGCCCGGCGCCAGCCCATCGCGTCGGATCTACGCCGACTGTTGGCCTTCTCAAAGGGGATCAGCAATCTCGAGCGCGCAGGCGACGAAGCGCGCAAGATCGCAAAGCGGACGCGCAGAATCGCGAATGACACTGCGGGCAGAAGCATGAATATCGCAGAAATCCGGTCGTCCGGTCATATGGCGGGAACCATCTTTCACAACGCGCTCGCTGCATTCGCGCGGCTAGATTCGGTTGAGGCAGCCCGGATCATCAGTGAGGATGAGGCGATCGATGAGCAGTACCGCGCATTCGTGCGCAAGCTGCCAACATTCATGGGGGAGAATCCCCGCATCATCACTTCCGCGCTCGACTACGTGTCCATCGCGTCGGCCATCGAGCGGATCGGTGACCATGCAAAGAACCTGGCAGAACTTGTAATCTATGTTGCCAAGGGTAAGGATGTCCGTCACATTTCGCGCGACCGACTTGAGCACGAAGCCCTCGATGGTTGAGAAGCGCACAGCAGTGGCGCGAAGTCCCGACAGCCGCGTCCGCACGTGCGGCATCCAGTTGTGAGCTTCATGAAGTTCGCGCGGTGGACAGTCAGTGTGTCGGGCAGGTAGTGCTATGAAAATGTCTCAAAGAATGCAGTCCGATTCGGCCGGGCCGGTTTGGGGGCTGATTACGGGGATTTTCCTGATGGTGGCTGGGATCGGCATCTGGGATCTATGTGAAATCATCGGAACCCGGCAATTCCCTTGATGAATCGCTCGCGATGGCTGCAATGCTTGTCGGCGCCTTTCTGGCTGTCTATGCCGGCCTGGAAATCAGGCACAGACATCGATAGTTCCGCAGTCGGCAGCCGGGGCAGCACACGCCAGGGCTCATCGAGGTAAGCGCGTTAGCGCGTACCTTCCGCGGAATCTTTGCGACCCGCAAACGGAAAGACGTCGGGACCTCGCTGGCACTGGCTATTGAGATTGACGCTGCACACCTGATTGACGAGGGGGTCGACCAGCGAGCCAATCTGGGCCGGGTCGGTGCCGAAAATGCTGACCTGCTGCCCATGCTCTGACGTGATGACGTACTCAAGGGGTGTTTCGATGTCATCGAACGCCATGACCGGGATAATCGGCCCGAACTGTTCCTCTCGATAGAGCATCATCCCTTCCTTAACCGGGTACACCACGGCCGGATAGAACAGGGTTTTGCAGAATACGGCACCGCCCTCGTTGACAATCTCTTCGCCTTTCGCTTTCGCGTCATCAATCGCCTGCGTCATGTAAGCGGTTCGATGCATGCCCGGGAGCGGGGTAATCGACACACCCAGTTCCCACGGCATTCGATCCTCGCGAACCCCGACCAACCTGTCGGACGGCCGGGTGCCGGAAAAAGTCATCTAGGCTCCGCGATCGGACATGCTCTGATTGACGCCGGCTACCGCGTGCTACTCACGCGCACCGGCGAGCTCGTACAGAAGCTGCAGGCCGCCCGCCAGAACCTGCAATTGCCTTCGATGCTCACGAAGCTCGACCGCTTCGACCTGATCATCCTGGACGACCTGTCGTACGTCCGAAAGGACCAAGCCGAAACCAGTGTGTTGTTCGAATTGATCTCCGAGAGGTATGAGCGCAAAAGTCTCCTGATAACGGCCAATCAACCGTTCTCGGGCTGGAAGGACGTGTTCCCCGATCCGTCGATGACGGTGGCCGCCATCGACCGACTCGTGCATCACTCTACGATCTTCGAGATGAACGTCGAGAGCTATCGTCGGCGAACTGCCAGCGACAAACAGACCAGTCGGCGCCGACAATCATCCAGCGACAATCACGAAGGAGCGACAATCATGACCGAATAGCGAACGACACTTACCCGGTCGACCGGCCAAGATGGTTGTCGGTAAACCGGCCATGCCGCTTGACGCTATCCACGTCGAGAAATAAGCAAGCTTCAGGAGACCGCGACCGTCGCAAACGCGGAAGTTCAGAGGTACGCGGACATGGGACAGGTCGCTAACGAAAAACTTGACGAAATTGCAGCGAAAGCAAAGCAAGTCCTTGAGTGGTCGGAGGATGCCATGCGCTCATCAACGGCAGTCGGTTTGGCTGTCGCTTTCCACGACCGGGCGGAGGACCTGCGAAAGTCGATGACGCCATGGGTTTGGGGACTCATTGTTGCTCTGATTGCGGGCGCGACCGTTGGCGGATTCCAACTGCACAGCTTGGCTGAGGCAATCCAATCCTCGACATCACCGATGATTGTGTGGACCCGCTTGGCAGTTTCGATGCTGTCGGTCGGAGCTCCGATATGGTTTGCGTGGCTGTCGACCAAGCAAATTGGGCAGCGGTTTAGACTTGCTGAAGATTACGCGTACAAGGCGTCGGTTTCGAAAGCGTACGAAGGGTATCGCAGGGAGGCCCTTGAGCTTGACGAGGACTTTCAGAAGCGACTCTTTGCTTCCGCACTCACACGGTTGGATGAGCAACCCCTTCGGTTTGTTGAGAATGAGACACACGGCAGCCCTTGGCATGAGCTTGCGAACTCCAAACTGATGAAGGAAGCCATTCGCATTGCCCCTGAGCTAGTGACCCGGTTCAGGAACGAGGCTAAGCAGGCCGTCGACAAGGCGAAGGGAGCAGAAAAGGAGGTGGCCGGAGGAGCAGGCGCTGCGGGGAACACCGGGACTGTCGATGCAGTCAACCCCGCGTGAATGGATGGCAGTCGAACCGGGAAGACTAGCTGATAGAGGGCTTTCGCATGATGCCCCTAACTGCACCGAGGGCGCTGGGTGTGGTTTACCTGAAGTCGAAACTGCCGCCATTCTCCCTACTCGATGAGCCGCATATGACGTTCAACGGTGCGTGCTGGGACATGTTGTTAGGTCCCTTCAACGAGGGCTAAGCTTTTTCCGGAAAACTCCCCTCGACAAATTCCCTGAGCTGCGTGGTGTCGGTCCGCGCATAGGCCGCCGTCGTCTGCACAGACGCGTGGCCCAGCAGCGCCTGGGCCACCGGCAGCGGCACGCGGTGGTCGACCACGAGCGTGCGCGCATAGCCATGGCGCAGCCAGTGCGTCGAGGCCGCCTCCAGGGCCGCGCGCATCGCGCCGTCCTCCATCGGTGCGCGCATCGCGGCCAACGCAAACACGGCCCGCACCTCGTCGTAAAGACCACTCGCGCCGAGCGCGCGACCGCGCTCACTGTGAATCAGCGGCAGGCGTTCGTCTGCGGGCGGATCGGCTGGCAGTCCCACGGCGCGCCGGTACGCACGCAGCGCCGGCAGGCAGGCGGCCGGCAGCGGAATGGCGCGGGGCCGGTCGCCCTTGCCCAGCACGTGCAGGGTCCACTGCCGGGCCTCGTCGACTTCAATGTGCGGCAGCGCCAGTTCCTCATGCCACACCAGTTCCGCGAGCCGCACACCGGCGAAGCGGTACAGCGCCCAGATGGCCCAGCGTCGCGCCCAGACCGTGGACGGCACGTCCGGTGGTGCGTCGCCGGCCGCGACCGCGTCGCAGTGGGCGAGCGCGGTGGCGGGCAGGAACCGCACCGGGGTCCACGTCATGCGTGCGCGGCGTCCGGCGGCCAGTCCCTCGGCCGGATTGACGGTGAGATAGCCCGTGCGGTGCCACCAGGCGAACAGGCTCGAGATGGCGGCGAGGGCCCGGGAGACAGTCGCCGGGGCTGCGCGCCGTACGTTCCCGGCTGCATCGGCATGCGGCGCCTGCAGCACGTCGCGGTACGCCATCAGGTCCTGACGCGTCAGATCGGAAAACGGTCCCAGGCGTTCGCGTGTGCACCAGGCCGCGAGCCGTCGCAACTCCGTCACGTAGGCGCGCAGCGTGTGCGGCGAGTGCGAAGCCCGCTCGCGCAGAAACAGCCGCACCGCCTGCGCGTCATCGGCGACCCCGAGCGTGTTGGTCAGCGCGACCGGATTGGCGAAGCGGCCCGCGCGGGCGAGCCACGCCGCCTCGACGCCGCCAGGCAGCAGTGCTGCGTCCGGCGTGATGACAGTGGGGAGCCGCGCGCCGTCCGGCGCCGCGTCTGC encodes the following:
- a CDS encoding FAD-containing oxidoreductase produces the protein MTSDFDAIIIGAGQAGPSLAGRLTDAGMIVALVERKLFGGTCVNTGCMPTKTLVASAYAAHLARRGAEYGVVLDGPVRIDMVRVKARADEVSRNARTGVERWLRGMKGCTVLQGSARFESPDTVVVGDEYLRAPRIYVNVGGRAIVPNLPGIDQVSTLTNTSMLALDRVPEHLVVIGGSYIGLEFAQMYRRFGARVTVVEQSPRLVMREDEEVSVAIREIIECEGITVRAGAQCIRFAPHAAGVAVGVNCTDGEPEIVGSHVLLAVGRRPNTDDLGLDKAGVATDARGYIRVDDQLATSVPGIWALGDCNGRGAFTHAAYNDFEIVAANELDGEARRVSQRIQAYALFIDPPLGRVGMTETEARASGRPLLVGHRPMTRVGRAVEKGETKGFMKVVVDAQTSRILGAAILGTGGDEAIHGLLDVINAGIPYAALQHAVPIHPTVSELIPTVLGEMRAVS
- a CDS encoding Ohr family peroxiredoxin, which translates into the protein MTKIDQVLFSGNSHATVNHDPDAQRGEHGVLDLKLSAPNGESRDFIATELHPRAEQMFAGAWSACYISAFEIAASMRKVALPSDYSVDIQVSIGTVGNGFSLGAQFTIRAPGLAAEVVEALANRAHQICPYSKAVHGNIEVGLNVVTA
- a CDS encoding alpha/beta hydrolase family protein, with the translated sequence MMKQKVSFENDRGELLAGLLELPDKPVAYALFAHCFTCGKDLKSASKIARALTEQSIAVLRFDFTGLGNSDGDFSNSNFSSNISDLLAAADFLRRAHQAPTLLIGHSLGGAAVLASASDIPESKAVVTIGAPGDVRHIKHLFKDSIESIERLGTMTVQLAGRDFTIKRQFLEDVNEHRLEEKVARLKRALLVFHSPLDDTVSIEQAQKIFLAAKHPKSFISLDQADHLLSGGKDAEYVARCIAAWVSPYIPSR
- a CDS encoding OsmC family protein, with product MEKIEKVLAAGNSHATVNRDPDAQSGEYGVYDLKLTAPGVEDLDYIGTEPHPRAEQLFAGAWSACYTTVFGMAAQLRKVTLPPDYSVDIRVNIGQTGAAWFLGAQFDIHVPGVEKEIVEKIAHLAHQICPYSKAVRANIEISTNIVAA
- a CDS encoding isochorismatase family cysteine hydrolase, which translates into the protein MSNPAYDADRTGLLLVDPYNDFLSDGGKLFPMLRDIAAEVRLLDNLRAAVASARKADIQVFYVPHRRWQPGDYENWNHPNPTQRLVQKRQTFAKGTWGGEWHPDFVPQEGDIITHEHWGQSGFANTDLDFQLKQQGITHVIVVGLLANTCIESTSRFAMELGYHVTLVRDATAAFTREMMRAAHELNGPTFAHEILTTAELVAALPA
- a CDS encoding VOC family protein, with the protein product MSSAVFETQNVRGVDMKLEVIVVPVSDVERAKRFYGRLGWRLDADYASDDGNFGVIQFTSPGSGCSVIFGKNVTAATPGSAQGLYLIVSDVEAAREELLARGVATSEVFHDAAGVYAGSDEPYLFGRVRVSGPDPERRSYRSFASFSDPDGNGWLLQELTHRAAGRVDTDAITFTSTADLAAAFRRAEAAHGEHEKRTGGQRDENWPEWYAQYMVSEQAGKELPL
- the phoU gene encoding phosphate signaling complex protein PhoU, translating into MSDKHISRQFDADLEHLSSRFFEMGGLVESQLANAMEALNRFDMGLVEKVVDEERRLNAMEVEIDAECSNIIARRQPIASDLRRLLAFSKGISNLERAGDEARKIAKRTRRIANDTAGRSMNIAEIRSSGHMAGTIFHNALAAFARLDSVEAARIISEDEAIDEQYRAFVRKLPTFMGENPRIITSALDYVSIASAIERIGDHAKNLAELVIYVAKGKDVRHISRDRLEHEALDG
- a CDS encoding enoyl-CoA hydratase/isomerase family protein; its protein translation is MPDASQFDIDLSSPGRWTITFNNPPINMFVPATIVELGTVMADLDSDPSVKVVVFQSANPDFFVAHLDVAKAAERPDVLGLWRDFVLRLASSPVVSIAKIRGRTRGIGNEFVLACDMRFASRQSAIFGNPEVGVGLVPGGGALEWLPRLVGRSRALEFVLSADDFDADIAECYGWVNRTLEDDALDAFVDTLAHRLASFDRETLGAAKAQINRCGMPAASEIQSSIDMFFPALASPSGQARRAKLRTLAYGVPSDFELNFGRYLPALGQAGDDDTGAPVAGAAKG
- a CDS encoding tyrosine-type recombinase/integrase — protein: MNPSDWLDTGCRPPQRLPDSVEAALAYLAHALGHPLYLRWSLTALKRGCPSLADAKREHPAVFALLLKYDTAIEYWERGRLKVVPEAAAPSATVVLERVLRQQRRRFRPAVADAAPDGARLPTVITPDAALLPGGVEAAWLARAGRFANPVALTNTLGVADDAQAVRLFLRERASHSPHTLRAYVTELRRLAAWCTRERLGPFSDLTRQDLMAYRDVLQAPHADAAGNVRRAAPATVSRALAAISSLFAWWHRTGYLTVNPAEGLAAGRRARMTWTPVRFLPATALAHCDAVAAGDAPPDVPSTVWARRWAIWALYRFAGVRLAELVWHEELALPHIEVDEARQWTLHVLGKGDRPRAIPLPAACLPALRAYRRAVGLPADPPADERLPLIHSERGRALGASGLYDEVRAVFALAAMRAPMEDGAMRAALEAASTHWLRHGYARTLVVDHRVPLPVAQALLGHASVQTTAAYARTDTTQLREFVEGSFPEKA
- a CDS encoding BON domain-containing protein — its product is MAGGTLFVAVSVSAWAKRTDTDTAPATSQSSKQANYALAKKVRAALDHAKDIRPENIVIRARGGAVTLEDTVPDSSQVDKATQVAQGVAGVTSVKNALTIKEAGQ